One window from the genome of Candidatus Methanomethylicota archaeon encodes:
- a CDS encoding saccharopine dehydrogenase NADP-binding domain-containing protein, which translates to MKVLLLGLGLVGSNIFRMLISNEAVSELICCDKSSEKINAVKSSLKTIHHDDHVNVDFKKLDLSRDSDIENCIKGADVVVNSTSPTLNIKIMRGCLKVGVDYLDLASNDYANAEQLSLNSEFVNEGLKAIINLGVSPGLTNLMAKWCSEVLDEVEVVKVRLVEDQIPYWRVWSWSPHLTIEHFSCPPIVYENGRFRIEKPLSGMEEYEFPNPIGRKRTYLIYGDEIATLPKYIKLKRIDLKSGGSEIEFVKGLYDLGLFSNDEIRVDRKLISPIKVLYSLAKRFDGYNPIEHIHGLDDMILAVSVEAIGFKGGERSILRINALPPRLSDLLNMKIATTPMAFSAAAVLVSSIGVIRELKEPGVYPPEALDQRLRGNIISKLIECYQIKILHEPIKIIKSTGSKSD; encoded by the coding sequence ATGCTTATCTCAAATGAAGCTGTATCTGAACTTATTTGTTGTGATAAGAGTTCTGAGAAAATTAATGCTGTTAAATCTTCACTTAAAACTATTCATCATGACGATCATGTGAACGTAGATTTTAAGAAGCTTGATTTATCAAGGGATTCTGATATCGAGAATTGTATTAAAGGAGCTGATGTTGTGGTAAACTCCACATCTCCAACTTTAAACATCAAGATAATGAGGGGTTGTTTAAAGGTTGGTGTAGACTATTTGGATCTTGCATCAAATGATTATGCAAATGCTGAGCAACTGTCTTTGAATAGTGAATTCGTTAATGAAGGGTTGAAGGCTATAATAAATTTGGGTGTTTCACCTGGACTAACCAATTTAATGGCTAAGTGGTGTTCAGAGGTTTTGGATGAAGTTGAGGTTGTAAAGGTGAGGCTTGTTGAGGATCAAATACCATATTGGCGTGTTTGGTCTTGGTCTCCACATTTAACCATAGAGCACTTTTCATGCCCACCAATAGTCTATGAGAATGGACGCTTCAGAATTGAGAAGCCATTGAGTGGGATGGAGGAATATGAATTTCCAAATCCAATTGGTAGGAAGAGGACTTACCTAATCTATGGAGATGAAATAGCAACACTCCCAAAATATATAAAACTTAAGAGAATTGATTTGAAATCAGGTGGTTCTGAAATAGAATTTGTAAAGGGACTTTACGATCTAGGCTTATTTAGTAATGATGAGATAAGGGTTGATAGGAAACTTATTTCGCCAATAAAAGTGCTTTACAGTTTGGCAAAAAGATTTGATGGGTATAACCCAATTGAGCATATACATGGCCTTGATGACATGATTTTGGCAGTGTCTGTTGAAGCCATAGGTTTTAAGGGTGGAGAGAGGTCGATCTTGAGAATAAATGCCTTACCCCCAAGATTAAGTGATCTTTTAAATATGAAGATAGCTACAACTCCAATGGCATTCTCCGCTGCAGCAGTATTAGTATCATCAATTGGTGTAATAAGGGAATTGAAGGAGCCTGGGGTATACCCACCTGAAGCTTTAGATCAAAGGTTGAGGGGGAACATTATTTCAAAGCTAATTGAATGTTATCAAATCAAGATATTGCATGAACCAATAAAGATAATTAAGAGTACAGGGTCGAAGAGCGATTAA